A stretch of Pseudomonas sp. LRP2-20 DNA encodes these proteins:
- a CDS encoding ATP-dependent zinc protease: MRLTPVLLLLCLTLLPALGQAAGKTVYGLNEYARLGDLDLEVAAKLDTGAKTASLSARDIKRFKRNGESWVRFYLAIDAAHSHPIERPLARVSKIKRRAGDYDAESGKAYTARPVIELEICMGQARRTIEVNLTDRSAFQFPLLIGSEALKHFDALVDPSLKYAAGKPACATDAPKAE; this comes from the coding sequence ATGAGACTTACACCCGTATTATTGCTGCTATGCCTCACCCTGCTGCCGGCCCTTGGTCAGGCGGCGGGCAAGACCGTGTACGGTCTGAACGAATACGCCCGGCTCGGCGACCTTGACCTGGAAGTGGCCGCCAAGCTCGACACCGGGGCCAAGACCGCGTCGCTCAGCGCCCGCGACATCAAGCGTTTCAAGCGCAACGGCGAAAGCTGGGTGCGCTTTTACCTGGCCATCGACGCCGCCCATTCGCACCCCATCGAACGCCCCCTGGCGCGCGTGAGCAAGATCAAGCGCCGCGCCGGCGACTATGATGCGGAATCCGGCAAGGCCTACACCGCCCGCCCGGTCATCGAACTTGAAATCTGCATGGGCCAGGCCCGGCGCACCATCGAAGTCAACCTCACCGACCGCAGCGCCTTCCAGTTCCCGCTGCTGATCGGCTCCGAGGCGCTCAAGCACTTCGACGCACTGGTCGACCCAAGCCTTAAATACGCGGCCGGCAAACCTGCCTGTGCCACCGACGCTCCTAAAGCAGAGTAA
- the pabB gene encoding aminodeoxychorismate synthase component I yields the protein MPTCTLHPLPYQPDPAAYFARLRQAPGAILLDSARPGAERGRFDLFSAWPAQRLQAQPDESGRAFLERLRASLAQLGEAQLPAGIELPFAGGLIGYLSYDFGRRLEQLPSLSCDDLGLPDAQLGLYAWAVVTDHKLGTSQLVFHPSLAQAERARLTALFETVDTSTHGSFQLLAPMHGDLQPEQYKSAFDQVQRYIQAGDCYQINLTQRFRAPCQGDPWHAYQALRQACPTPFSGYQQLADGSALLSFSPERFIRVSRGQVETRPIKGTRPRSADPAEDARNAEELRHSPKDRSENLMIVDLLRNDLGRTCEIGSVKVPELFSLESYPNVHHLVSSITGKLARDKDALDLIGDSFPGGSITGAPKIRAMQIIDELEPARRALYCGSLLYVDVRGEMDSSIAIRSLLVKDGQVSCWGGGAVVADSNWQAEYEESIAKVRVLMETLQGL from the coding sequence ATGCCGACCTGTACGCTCCACCCCCTGCCCTACCAGCCCGACCCCGCTGCTTATTTCGCCCGCCTGCGCCAGGCCCCCGGCGCGATCCTGCTCGACAGCGCGCGCCCCGGTGCCGAACGCGGCCGCTTCGACCTGTTCAGCGCCTGGCCCGCGCAACGCCTGCAGGCCCAGCCCGACGAGAGCGGCCGTGCCTTCCTTGAACGCCTGCGCGCCAGCCTGGCGCAACTGGGTGAAGCGCAGCTGCCCGCCGGCATCGAGCTGCCCTTCGCAGGCGGCCTGATCGGCTACCTGAGCTACGACTTCGGCCGCCGCCTGGAACAGCTGCCCAGCCTGTCATGCGACGACCTGGGGTTGCCCGATGCACAGCTAGGCCTCTACGCCTGGGCAGTGGTGACCGACCATAAGCTTGGCACCAGTCAATTGGTGTTCCACCCAAGCCTGGCGCAGGCAGAGCGGGCACGGCTGACGGCACTTTTCGAGACTGTCGACACTTCGACGCACGGCAGTTTCCAGCTACTCGCCCCGATGCACGGCGACCTGCAGCCAGAACAGTACAAGTCAGCCTTCGACCAGGTGCAGCGTTACATCCAGGCCGGCGACTGCTACCAGATCAACCTTACCCAGCGTTTTCGCGCCCCCTGCCAGGGCGACCCGTGGCACGCCTACCAGGCCCTGCGCCAAGCCTGCCCGACACCGTTTTCCGGCTACCAGCAACTGGCTGACGGCAGCGCGCTGTTGAGCTTTTCCCCGGAGCGCTTCATCCGCGTCAGCCGGGGCCAGGTGGAAACCCGTCCGATCAAGGGCACCCGCCCGCGCTCGGCCGACCCGGCCGAAGACGCCCGCAATGCCGAAGAGCTGCGCCACAGCCCCAAGGACCGCTCGGAAAACCTGATGATCGTCGACCTGCTGCGCAATGACCTGGGGCGCACCTGCGAGATCGGTTCGGTGAAGGTGCCGGAGCTGTTCAGCCTGGAAAGCTACCCCAACGTCCATCATCTGGTCAGTAGCATCACCGGCAAGCTGGCCCGCGACAAGGATGCCCTGGACCTGATTGGTGACAGTTTCCCCGGCGGCTCGATCACCGGCGCACCGAAGATTCGCGCCATGCAGATCATCGACGAGCTGGAACCTGCCCGTCGCGCGCTGTACTGCGGATCTTTGCTGTACGTGGACGTGCGCGGCGAGATGGACAGCTCCATCGCCATTCGCAGCCTGCTGGTCAAGGATGGCCAGGTCAGTTGCTGGGGCGGCGGCGCAGTGGTGGCCGACTCGAACTGGCAGGCCGAATACGAGGAATCGATTGCCAAGGTGCGGGTGCTGATGGAGACCTTGCAAGGCTTGTGA
- a CDS encoding GntR family transcriptional regulator, with the protein MLDLTTPSPAETDETETLSENVFRRIQAAIVKGDIAPGSKISEPELARTYGISRGPLREAIHRLEGQRLLVRVPHVGARVVSLNHAELIELYEIRESLEGMACRLAAERMSQADIDELRRVLDTHERDAAFQAGLGYYQQEGDYDFHYRIIQGSGNQTLVKMLCGELYQLVRMYRIQFSATPNRPRQAFAEHHRILDAIADRDGELAELLMRRHIGASKRNIERHYLDANNNSPRGEK; encoded by the coding sequence ATGCTGGACCTCACCACCCCAAGCCCTGCCGAGACAGACGAAACGGAAACCTTGTCCGAGAATGTCTTCCGGCGCATCCAGGCGGCGATCGTCAAGGGCGACATCGCCCCGGGCAGCAAGATCTCCGAACCGGAGCTGGCGCGTACCTATGGCATCAGCCGCGGCCCGCTGCGCGAGGCCATCCATCGGCTGGAGGGGCAGCGTCTGCTGGTGCGCGTGCCGCATGTCGGCGCGCGGGTGGTGTCGCTCAATCACGCCGAGCTGATCGAGCTGTACGAAATCCGCGAATCGCTGGAAGGCATGGCCTGCCGCCTGGCGGCCGAGCGCATGAGCCAGGCCGACATCGACGAGCTGCGCCGGGTGCTCGATACCCATGAGCGTGATGCCGCGTTCCAGGCCGGGCTTGGCTATTACCAGCAGGAAGGCGACTACGACTTCCACTACCGGATCATCCAGGGCAGCGGCAACCAGACCCTGGTCAAGATGCTCTGCGGCGAGCTGTATCAACTGGTGCGCATGTACCGCATCCAGTTTTCCGCCACGCCCAACCGGCCGCGCCAGGCCTTTGCCGAACACCACCGCATTCTCGATGCCATTGCCGACCGTGACGGCGAACTGGCCGAACTCCTGATGCGCCGCCACATCGGCGCGTCCAAGCGCAATATCGAGCGTCACTACCTGGACGCCAACAACAACAGCCCACGAGGTGAGAAATGA
- the acnD gene encoding Fe/S-dependent 2-methylisocitrate dehydratase AcnD: MNTAYRKALPGTALDYFDARAAVEAIKPGAYDRLPYTSRVLAENLVRRCDPATLDASLGQLIERKRDLDFPWFPARVVCHDILGQTALVDLAGLRDAIADKGGDPAQVNPVVPVQLIVDHSLAVECGGFDPQAFEKNRAIEDRRNEDRFHFINWTKKAFKNVDVIQPGNGIMHQINLEKMSPVIHSDRGVAYPDTCVGTDSHTPHVDALGVIAIGVGGLEAENVMLGRASWMRLPEIVGVELTGKLAPNITATDLVLALTEFLRKQKVVGAYLEFHGEGARALTLGDRATISNMAPEYGATAAMFAIDQQTIDYLKLTGRDDQQVQLVETYAKVAGLWADSLAKAEYERTLSFDLSSVVRNMAGPSNPHARVATSDLAAKGIAGAWEEVPGQMPDGAVIIAAITSCTNTSNPRNVIAAGLLARNANKLGLSRKPWVKSSLAPGSKAVQLYLEEAGLEKELEQLGFGIVAFACTTCNGMSGALDPVIQQEIIDRDLYATAVLSGNRNFDGRIHPYAKQAFLASPPLVVAYAIAGTIRFDIEKDVLGVVDGKEIRLKDIWPSDEEIDAVVRAAVKPEQFRKVYIPMFAIEEDRGPKVAPLYDWRPMSTYIRRPPYWEGALAGERTLRGMRPLAVLPDNITTDHLSPSNAILLDSAAGEYLAKMGLPEEDFNSYATHRGDHLTAQRATFANPKLFNEMVRKEDGSVKQGSLARIEPEGKVTRMWEAIETYMERKQPLIIVAGGDYGQGSSRDWAAKGVRLAGVEAIVAEGFERIHRTNLVGMGVLPLEFKPGTDRKTLGLDGSETYDVLGERKPRATLTLVVTRRNGERVEVPVTCRLDTAEEVSIYEAGGVLQRFAQDFLEATA, from the coding sequence ATGAACACTGCATACCGCAAAGCCCTGCCAGGCACAGCCCTGGACTATTTCGATGCCCGCGCCGCCGTCGAGGCCATCAAGCCCGGTGCCTACGACCGCCTGCCTTATACCTCCCGCGTACTGGCCGAAAACCTCGTGCGCCGCTGCGACCCGGCCACCCTCGACGCCTCGCTGGGCCAGCTGATCGAGCGCAAGCGCGACCTCGACTTCCCGTGGTTCCCGGCCCGCGTGGTGTGCCATGACATCCTCGGCCAGACTGCCCTGGTCGACCTCGCCGGCCTGCGCGATGCCATCGCCGACAAAGGCGGCGACCCGGCCCAGGTCAACCCGGTGGTGCCGGTGCAGCTGATCGTCGACCACTCCCTGGCAGTGGAATGCGGTGGTTTCGACCCGCAGGCGTTCGAGAAGAACCGCGCCATCGAAGACCGCCGTAACGAAGACCGCTTCCATTTCATCAACTGGACCAAGAAGGCGTTCAAGAACGTCGACGTGATCCAGCCCGGCAACGGCATCATGCACCAGATCAACCTGGAGAAGATGTCGCCGGTCATCCACAGCGACCGCGGCGTGGCCTACCCGGACACCTGCGTCGGCACCGACAGCCACACCCCGCATGTCGACGCCCTGGGCGTGATCGCCATTGGTGTCGGCGGCCTGGAAGCCGAAAACGTCATGCTTGGCCGTGCCTCGTGGATGCGCCTGCCGGAAATCGTCGGCGTCGAGCTGACCGGCAAGCTGGCGCCGAACATCACCGCCACCGACCTGGTGCTGGCCCTCACCGAGTTCCTGCGCAAGCAGAAAGTGGTCGGCGCCTACCTCGAGTTCCACGGCGAAGGTGCGCGTGCGCTGACCTTGGGCGACCGTGCCACGATCTCCAACATGGCCCCGGAATACGGCGCCACCGCCGCGATGTTCGCCATCGACCAGCAGACCATCGACTACCTCAAGCTGACCGGCCGCGATGACCAGCAGGTGCAGTTGGTGGAGACCTACGCCAAGGTCGCCGGCCTGTGGGCCGACAGCCTGGCCAAGGCCGAATACGAGCGTACCCTGAGCTTCGACCTGTCGAGCGTGGTGCGCAACATGGCCGGCCCGTCCAACCCCCACGCCCGCGTTGCCACCAGCGACCTGGCGGCCAAGGGCATTGCCGGTGCCTGGGAAGAAGTGCCGGGGCAGATGCCCGACGGCGCGGTGATCATCGCCGCCATCACCAGCTGCACCAACACCAGCAACCCGCGTAACGTGATTGCCGCCGGCCTCCTGGCGCGCAATGCCAACAAGCTCGGCCTCAGCCGCAAGCCGTGGGTCAAGTCGTCGCTGGCACCAGGCTCCAAGGCCGTGCAGCTGTACCTGGAAGAGGCGGGCCTGGAAAAGGAACTGGAGCAGCTGGGCTTCGGCATCGTCGCCTTCGCCTGCACCACCTGCAACGGCATGTCCGGTGCGCTGGACCCGGTGATCCAGCAGGAAATCATCGACCGCGACCTGTACGCCACCGCCGTGCTGTCAGGTAACCGCAACTTCGACGGGCGTATCCACCCGTACGCCAAGCAGGCGTTCCTCGCGTCGCCGCCGCTGGTGGTGGCCTACGCGATTGCCGGCACCATTCGCTTCGACATCGAAAAAGATGTGCTGGGCGTGGTCGATGGCAAGGAAATCCGCCTCAAGGACATCTGGCCGAGCGATGAGGAAATCGACGCGGTGGTGCGTGCGGCGGTCAAGCCGGAGCAGTTCCGCAAGGTCTATATCCCGATGTTCGCCATCGAGGAAGACCGCGGGCCGAAAGTCGCGCCGCTGTACGACTGGCGCCCGATGAGCACCTATATCCGCCGCCCGCCTTACTGGGAAGGTGCCCTGGCCGGCGAACGCACCCTGCGTGGCATGCGCCCGCTGGCGGTGCTGCCGGACAACATCACCACCGACCACCTGTCGCCGTCCAACGCCATCCTGCTCGACAGCGCCGCCGGCGAATACCTGGCCAAGATGGGCCTGCCGGAAGAGGACTTCAACTCCTATGCCACCCACCGCGGTGACCACCTGACCGCCCAGCGCGCCACCTTCGCCAACCCCAAGCTCTTCAACGAAATGGTGCGCAAGGAAGACGGTAGCGTGAAGCAGGGTTCGCTGGCGCGCATCGAGCCGGAAGGCAAGGTGACGCGCATGTGGGAAGCCATCGAGACCTACATGGAGCGCAAGCAGCCGCTGATCATCGTTGCCGGTGGCGATTATGGCCAGGGCTCGTCCCGCGACTGGGCGGCCAAGGGCGTGCGCCTGGCCGGTGTCGAAGCGATCGTCGCCGAGGGCTTTGAGCGTATTCACCGCACCAACCTGGTGGGCATGGGCGTGTTGCCGCTGGAGTTCAAGCCGGGCACCGACCGCAAGACCCTGGGCCTGGATGGCAGCGAGACCTACGACGTGCTCGGCGAGCGCAAGCCGCGGGCGACGCTGACCCTGGTGGTCACGCGGCGTAATGGCGAGCGTGTCGAAGTGCCAGTGACCTGCCGCCTGGACACTGCCGAAGAAGTGTCGATCTATGAGGCGGGTGGGGTGCTGCAGCGCTTTGCCCAGGACTTCCTCGAAGCGACCGCGTAG
- a CDS encoding phosphoadenylyl-sulfate reductase, protein MSQPFDVAALAATYANKSPQDILKLAFEHFGDDLWISFSGAEDVVLVDMAWKLNKQVKVFSLDTGRLHPETYRFIDQVREHYNLPIEILSPDRAKLDPFVKEKGLFSFYKDGHGECCGIRKIEPLRRKLATVSAWATGQRRDQSPGTRSQVAALEIDGAFSTPERTLYKFNPLAQMTSEEVWGYIRMLELPYNSLHERGFISIGCEPCTRPVLPNQHEREGRWWWEESTQKECGLHAGNLISKA, encoded by the coding sequence ATGAGCCAACCCTTCGACGTCGCCGCCCTGGCCGCGACCTATGCCAACAAGTCCCCGCAGGACATCCTCAAGCTTGCCTTCGAGCACTTCGGTGATGACTTGTGGATCTCCTTCAGCGGCGCCGAGGATGTGGTGCTGGTCGACATGGCCTGGAAGCTGAACAAGCAGGTCAAGGTGTTCAGCCTCGATACTGGCCGCCTGCACCCGGAAACCTACCGTTTCATCGACCAGGTGCGCGAACATTACAACCTGCCGATCGAAATCCTCAGCCCGGATCGCGCCAAGCTCGACCCGTTCGTCAAGGAAAAAGGCCTGTTCAGCTTCTACAAGGACGGCCACGGCGAATGCTGCGGCATCCGCAAGATCGAACCGCTGCGGCGCAAGCTCGCCACCGTCAGCGCCTGGGCCACAGGCCAGCGCCGCGACCAGAGCCCAGGCACCCGCAGCCAGGTGGCGGCACTGGAAATCGACGGTGCCTTCTCCACGCCCGAGCGCACCCTGTACAAGTTCAACCCGCTGGCGCAGATGACCAGCGAGGAAGTGTGGGGTTACATCCGCATGCTCGAGCTGCCGTACAACAGCCTGCACGAACGTGGCTTCATCAGCATCGGTTGCGAGCCTTGCACGCGCCCGGTGCTGCCAAACCAGCACGAACGCGAAGGCCGCTGGTGGTGGGAGGAGTCGACCCAGAAGGAATGCGGGCTGCACGCCGGCAACCTGATCAGCAAGGCCTGA
- a CDS encoding inactive transglutaminase family protein translates to MRSLTLHLKVLITVLVLLGVAVTAYQIFVLGIPVTEDETDDLWNIDAKVEFVASSKDPVKIQMFVPPLNRDYVSLNESFISNNYGVSVNRVDGNRKVTWSARRVTGNQTLYYRLVLTKRYSNEKSAIKGPTFRDSLAIDGPEKIAAEALMAPIRQHSADVETFVSETIKRVNNLNDDNVKLLLAGDTSPMKKAQVIDLLLSIAHVPMEKVHTIRLVADTPQTPELWLRSFNGNDWLYFNPDTGEQGLPADRLLWWTGDDNLITVDGGKKANVTFSMNNSEMNAIRLAKLTDENTDADFLEYSLYGLPLQTQQTFMIMVMIPIGVLVILILRNLIGIQTLGTFTPVLIALAFRETQLGFGIVLFTVITALGLSLRSYLEHLKLQMLPRLSVVLTFVVVLIAAISLFSHKLGLERGLSVALFPMVILTMTIERLSITWEERGGGHAMKVAIGTLFAASLAHLLMMVPELVYFVFTFPAVLLILVGFMLAMGRYRGYRLTELVRFKAFLKKADA, encoded by the coding sequence ATGCGCTCTCTTACCCTCCATCTGAAAGTCCTGATCACCGTGCTGGTGTTGCTCGGCGTGGCGGTCACGGCCTATCAGATCTTCGTGCTCGGCATCCCGGTGACCGAAGACGAGACCGACGACCTGTGGAACATCGACGCCAAGGTCGAGTTCGTCGCCAGTTCCAAGGACCCGGTCAAGATCCAGATGTTCGTGCCGCCGCTGAACCGTGACTATGTCAGCCTCAACGAGAGCTTCATCTCCAACAACTATGGGGTGAGCGTCAACCGCGTCGACGGCAACCGCAAGGTGACCTGGTCGGCGCGCCGCGTCACCGGCAACCAGACCCTCTACTACCGCCTGGTCCTGACCAAGCGTTACAGCAATGAAAAGTCCGCCATCAAGGGCCCGACCTTCCGTGACAGCCTGGCCATCGACGGCCCGGAAAAGATCGCTGCCGAAGCCCTGATGGCACCGATCCGCCAGCACTCTGCCGACGTCGAGACCTTCGTCAGCGAGACCATCAAGCGGGTCAACAACCTCAACGACGACAACGTCAAGCTGCTGCTGGCCGGCGACACCTCGCCGATGAAAAAGGCCCAGGTCATCGACCTGCTGCTGTCGATCGCCCACGTGCCGATGGAAAAGGTCCACACCATCCGCCTGGTGGCCGACACCCCGCAAACGCCTGAACTGTGGCTGCGCAGCTTCAACGGCAACGACTGGCTGTACTTCAACCCGGACACCGGCGAGCAGGGCCTGCCGGCCGATCGCCTGCTGTGGTGGACCGGTGACGACAACCTGATCACCGTCGATGGCGGCAAGAAGGCCAACGTCACCTTCAGCATGAACAACAGCGAGATGAACGCCATCCGCCTGGCCAAGCTGACCGACGAGAACACCGACGCCGACTTCCTCGAATACTCGCTGTACGGCTTGCCATTGCAGACCCAGCAGACCTTCATGATCATGGTGATGATCCCGATCGGCGTGCTGGTGATCCTGATCCTGCGCAACCTGATCGGCATCCAGACCCTGGGTACCTTCACCCCGGTACTGATCGCCCTGGCCTTCCGCGAGACCCAGCTGGGCTTCGGCATCGTGCTGTTCACGGTGATCACCGCGCTGGGCCTGTCGCTACGCTCGTACCTGGAACACCTGAAGCTGCAGATGCTGCCACGGCTGTCGGTGGTGCTGACCTTCGTCGTGGTGTTGATCGCCGCCATCAGCCTGTTCAGCCACAAGCTGGGCCTGGAGCGCGGCCTGTCGGTGGCGCTGTTCCCGATGGTGATCCTGACCATGACCATCGAGCGCCTGTCGATCACCTGGGAAGAGCGCGGCGGTGGCCATGCCATGAAAGTGGCAATCGGCACCCTGTTCGCCGCCTCCCTGGCGCACCTGCTGATGATGGTGCCGGAGCTGGTGTACTTCGTCTTCACCTTCCCGGCCGTGCTGTTGATCCTGGTGGGCTTCATGCTGGCGATGGGTCGCTACCGCGGCTACCGCCTGACCGAGCTCGTGCGCTTCAAGGCATTCCTGAAGAAGGCTGACGCCTGA
- the prpB gene encoding methylisocitrate lyase: protein MTVKSTPGQRFRDAVAAEHPLQVVGAINANHALLAKRAGFKAIYLSGGGVAAGSLGLPDLGISGLDDVLTDVRRITDVCDLPLLVDVDTGFGASAFNVARTVRSMCKFGAAAIHIEDQVGAKRCGHRPNKEIVTQQEMVDRIKAAVDARSDDSFVIMARTDALAVEGLNAALDRAAACVEAGADMIFPEAITELSMYKTFADRVKAPILANITEFGATPLYTTEELASVDVSLVLYPLSAFRAMNKAAENVYTALRRDGTQKNVIDTMQTRMELYDAIGYHAFEQSLDALFAQKKG, encoded by the coding sequence ATGACTGTGAAGAGCACCCCCGGTCAGCGTTTCCGCGACGCCGTTGCCGCCGAACATCCCTTGCAAGTGGTCGGCGCGATCAACGCCAACCATGCATTGCTGGCCAAGCGTGCCGGTTTCAAGGCCATCTACCTGTCCGGTGGCGGCGTTGCTGCTGGCTCCCTGGGCCTGCCTGACCTGGGCATCAGTGGCCTGGATGACGTGCTGACCGATGTGCGCCGCATCACCGACGTCTGCGACCTGCCCCTGCTGGTGGATGTCGACACCGGCTTCGGCGCTTCGGCCTTCAACGTCGCCCGCACCGTGCGCTCGATGTGCAAGTTCGGTGCGGCAGCGATCCACATCGAGGACCAGGTCGGCGCCAAGCGCTGTGGCCACCGCCCGAACAAGGAAATCGTCACCCAGCAGGAGATGGTCGACCGTATCAAGGCCGCCGTGGATGCCCGCAGCGATGACAGCTTCGTGATCATGGCGCGCACCGACGCCCTGGCGGTGGAAGGCCTGAACGCTGCCCTGGACCGGGCTGCCGCCTGTGTCGAGGCGGGTGCCGACATGATCTTCCCGGAGGCCATCACCGAGCTTTCGATGTACAAGACCTTCGCCGACCGGGTAAAGGCGCCGATACTGGCCAACATCACCGAATTCGGCGCCACGCCGCTGTACACCACCGAAGAACTGGCCTCGGTCGATGTGTCGCTGGTGCTGTACCCGCTGTCGGCGTTCCGCGCCATGAACAAGGCGGCGGAGAACGTCTATACCGCATTGCGCCGCGACGGCACGCAGAAGAACGTGATCGACACCATGCAAACCCGCATGGAGCTCTACGATGCCATTGGTTACCACGCCTTCGAGCAGAGCCTGGACGCGTTGTTCGCGCAGAAGAAAGGTTGA
- the prpC gene encoding 2-methylcitrate synthase encodes MAEAKVLSGAGLRGQVAGQTALSTVGQAGAGLTYRGYDVRDLAAGAEFEEVAYLLLYGELPSKAELAEYKRKLKGLRDLPQALKEVLERIPRDAHPMDVMRTGCSVLGTLEPELSFEAQREKTDRLLALFPAVMCYWYRFTHDGVRIDCTSDEDTLGGHFLHLLHGKKPSELHVKVMNVSLILYAEHEFNASTFTARVCASTLSDLYSCITAAIGSLRGPLHGGANEAAMELIERFQSPQEATAELLRMLERKDKIMGFGHAIYKESDPRNEVIKGWSKQLADQVGDTVLYPVSEAIDKTMWEQKRLFPNADFYHASAYHFMGIPTKLFTPIFVCSRLTGWAAHVFEQRANNRIIRPSAEYVGVEQRQFVPIEQR; translated from the coding sequence ATGGCCGAAGCAAAAGTACTCAGTGGCGCTGGCCTGCGTGGCCAGGTGGCCGGCCAGACCGCACTGTCGACCGTGGGCCAGGCTGGTGCTGGCCTGACCTACCGTGGCTATGACGTGCGTGACCTGGCAGCCGGTGCCGAGTTCGAAGAAGTCGCCTACCTGCTGCTGTACGGCGAGCTGCCCAGCAAGGCCGAACTTGCCGAGTACAAGCGCAAGCTCAAGGGCCTGCGTGACCTGCCGCAAGCACTGAAGGAAGTGCTCGAGCGCATCCCGCGCGATGCCCACCCGATGGACGTGATGCGCACCGGTTGCTCGGTGCTGGGTACCTTGGAGCCGGAGCTGAGCTTCGAAGCCCAGCGCGAGAAGACCGACCGCCTGCTGGCGCTGTTCCCGGCGGTGATGTGCTACTGGTACCGCTTCACCCACGACGGCGTACGCATCGACTGCACCAGCGACGAGGACACCCTCGGTGGCCACTTCCTGCACCTGCTGCATGGCAAGAAGCCGAGCGAGCTGCACGTCAAGGTGATGAACGTGTCGCTGATCCTCTACGCCGAGCACGAGTTCAACGCCTCGACCTTCACCGCGCGGGTCTGCGCATCGACCCTGTCCGACCTGTATTCCTGCATCACCGCCGCCATTGGCTCGCTGCGCGGCCCGCTGCACGGGGGTGCCAACGAAGCGGCGATGGAACTGATCGAGCGCTTCCAGAGCCCGCAGGAGGCCACTGCCGAACTGCTGCGCATGCTTGAGCGCAAGGACAAGATCATGGGCTTCGGCCATGCCATCTACAAAGAGTCCGACCCGCGTAACGAGGTGATCAAGGGCTGGTCGAAGCAGCTTGCCGACCAGGTCGGTGACACGGTCCTGTACCCGGTTTCCGAAGCCATCGACAAGACCATGTGGGAGCAGAAGCGCCTGTTCCCCAACGCCGACTTCTACCATGCCTCGGCGTACCACTTCATGGGCATCCCGACCAAGCTGTTCACCCCGATCTTCGTCTGCTCGCGCCTGACCGGCTGGGCCGCGCACGTATTCGAACAGCGCGCCAACAACCGCATCATCCGCCCGAGCGCCGAGTATGTCGGCGTCGAACAGCGCCAGTTCGTGCCGATCGAACAGCGCTGA
- a CDS encoding alpha-L-glutamate ligase-like protein gives MFGLIKTWKALEARGIMGINRRNADYVLKYNKRHLYPIVDDKIITKERALAAGIHVPEMYGIIETEKQIEKLHEIIGGRNDFVIKPAQGAGGDGILVIADRFEDRYRTVSGKIISHEEIEHQVSSILTGLYSLGGHRDRALIEYRVTPDQIFKSISYEGVPDIRIIVLMGYPVMAMLRLPTRQSGGKANLHQGAIGVGVDLATGVTLRGTWLNNIISKHPDTTNAVDGVQLPNWDGFMKLAAGCYELCGLGYIGVDMVLDQDKGPLILELNARPGLNIQIANDTGLTQRTHAIEAHIEALAKEGITEDAEQRVRVTQNLFGHVHPR, from the coding sequence ATGTTTGGCCTGATCAAGACGTGGAAAGCCCTGGAGGCCCGGGGCATCATGGGGATCAACCGGCGCAACGCGGACTACGTGTTGAAGTACAACAAGCGCCACCTGTACCCGATCGTCGACGACAAGATCATCACCAAGGAGCGCGCCCTGGCCGCCGGCATCCATGTGCCGGAGATGTACGGCATCATCGAGACCGAGAAGCAGATCGAAAAGCTTCACGAGATCATCGGCGGGCGCAACGACTTCGTCATCAAGCCGGCGCAGGGCGCTGGCGGTGACGGCATCCTGGTGATCGCCGACCGCTTCGAGGACCGCTACCGTACGGTGTCGGGCAAGATCATCAGCCACGAGGAAATCGAGCACCAGGTGTCGAGCATCCTCACCGGCCTGTACTCGCTCGGCGGCCACCGCGACCGCGCGCTGATCGAATACCGGGTGACCCCAGACCAGATCTTCAAGAGCATCAGCTACGAGGGCGTGCCGGACATCCGCATCATCGTGCTGATGGGCTACCCGGTAATGGCCATGCTGCGCCTGCCGACCCGCCAGTCCGGCGGCAAGGCCAACCTGCACCAGGGCGCCATCGGCGTGGGCGTGGACCTGGCCACCGGCGTGACCCTGCGCGGCACCTGGCTGAACAACATCATCAGCAAGCACCCGGACACCACCAACGCGGTGGACGGCGTGCAGTTGCCGAACTGGGATGGTTTCATGAAGCTGGCCGCCGGCTGCTACGAGCTGTGCGGGCTGGGCTACATCGGCGTGGACATGGTGCTGGACCAGGACAAGGGCCCACTGATTCTCGAACTCAACGCCCGCCCCGGCCTGAACATCCAGATCGCCAACGACACCGGCCTGACCCAGCGCACCCATGCCATCGAAGCGCACATCGAAGCACTGGCCAAGGAAGGGATCACCGAAGACGCCGAGCAGCGCGTGCGGGTGACCCAGAACCTGTTCGGGCACGTGCACCCGCGGTAA